In Triticum urartu cultivar G1812 chromosome 6, Tu2.1, whole genome shotgun sequence, the following proteins share a genomic window:
- the LOC125514186 gene encoding E3 ubiquitin-protein ligase Os04g0590900-like — MAAMFNPPPAPMALGPQPTWMPYEPTRDCSQGLCSMYCPQWCYFIFPPPPPVFDIAGPSGDGDDSSGPAFSPLVIAIIGVLASAFLLVSYYTIISKYCGTFSSLRNRLFGPGAGRGGGGGGGGDGRGDSRGQEEWEVAPSDGMDETLISKITVCKYKRGDGFVDSTDCSVCLGEFRDGESLRLLPKCSHAFHLPCIDTWLKSHSNCPLCRCNIAFVSVGMVSPEPEGRAAPAPREDRRGSQEFALTIDDYSSGQAREEPQTVPSSNGGDNQEAKDRPGRSEAANGVVVEIREDGAAPPAPARAPPSMPDTQREARMSIADVLQASPEDERTVAREGGLPQAGSSRRCHGEHSKDGGGRAAPDAPTKKLPPAGRSCFSGKGGGRGKDPGPPV, encoded by the coding sequence ATGGCCGCAATGTTCAATCCTCCTCCGGCTCCGATGGCTCTTGGGCCGCAGCCGACGTGGATGCCCTACGAGCCGACGAGGGATTGCTCCCAGGGCCTGTGCAGCATGTACTGCCCGCAGTGGTGCTACTTCATCTTCCCGCCCCCGCCGCCGGTCTTCGACATCGCCGGCCCCAGCGGCGACGGCGATGACTCCTCCGGCCCCGCCTTCTCGCCCCTCGTCATCGCCATCATAGGGGTGCTCGCCAGCGCCTTCCTCCTCGTCAGCTACTACACCATCATCTCCAAGTACTGCGGCACCTTCAGCTCCCTGCGGAACAGACTCTTTGGCCCCGGCGCCGGCCGCGGCGGgggtggcgggggcggcggcgacggccgCGGCGATTCCAGGGGCCAGGAGGAGTGGGAGGTCGCGCCGTCGGACGGGATGGACGAGACGCTGATCAGCAAGATCACCGTGTGCAAGTACAAGCGCGGCGACGGGTTCGTCGACTCCACCGACTGCTCCGTTTGCCTGGGCGAGTTCCGGGACGGCGAGAGCCTGCGGCTGCTGCCCAAGTGCAGCCACGCCTTCCACCTGCCGTGCATCGACACCTGGCTCAAGTCGCACTCCAACTGCCCGCTCTGCCGCTGCAACATCGCCTTCGTCTCCGTCGGCATGGTTTCGCCGGAGCCGGAGGGCCGTGCTGCGCCTGCGCCACGGGAGGACCGGAGAGGCAGCCAAGAATTCGCTCTGACGATCGACGACTACTCCTCCGGGCAAGCGCGCGAAGAGCCACAGACCGTGCCGAGCAGCAACGGCGGCGACAATCAGGAGGCTAAGGATCGCCCGGGGAGATCCGAGGCGGCCAATGGCGTAGTGGTCGAGATCAGAGAGGACGGTGCCGCCCCGCCGGCCCCGGCCAGGGCGCCGCCGTCGATGCCGGACACGCAGCGTGAAGCCCGCATGTCCATTGCCGACGTGCTGCAGGCCAGCCCAGAAGACGAGCGTACGGTGGCCAGGGAGGGCGGCCTCCCGCAGGCAGGCTCCTCGAGGCGGTGCCACGGGGAGCACAGCAAGGACGGCGGCGGCCGAGCAGCGCCGGATGCACCGACGAAGAAGCTGCCGCCGGCTGGCAGGTCGTGCTTCAGCGGCAAGGGTGGCGGAAGAGGGAAGGATCCAGGCCCTCCAGTGTGA